A region of Maridesulfovibrio bastinii DSM 16055 DNA encodes the following proteins:
- the rnfG gene encoding RnfABCDGE type electron transport complex subunit G, with protein MNEMIKMVVVLSLICGISGVTLASLRDVTHLRIEEQVLTYVQSPAINQVIGDHDNDPVKDRHSFKVAATGEEVMVFPAMKDGRLKGIAFETSAKGFGGNIGVMVGFSIDSEAFSGIGITTMKETPGVGTRVANHGFTSQFRGHSFKQVDLKSRGGDVDGVSGATISSTGTVNAVRKALDVFNSIKSEINKKWS; from the coding sequence ATGAATGAAATGATCAAGATGGTAGTTGTTTTATCACTCATCTGTGGAATTTCAGGAGTAACTCTAGCTTCGCTGCGCGATGTCACCCACTTGCGTATTGAAGAGCAGGTTCTAACCTACGTTCAGAGTCCGGCCATCAATCAGGTTATAGGTGATCATGATAACGATCCTGTTAAAGATAGGCACAGCTTTAAAGTTGCTGCCACCGGAGAAGAGGTAATGGTTTTCCCGGCAATGAAAGACGGCCGGCTTAAAGGAATTGCTTTTGAAACCTCAGCCAAAGGTTTCGGTGGCAACATCGGGGTTATGGTCGGTTTTTCAATCGATAGCGAGGCTTTTTCAGGAATCGGCATAACTACAATGAAGGAAACTCCGGGAGTGGGAACACGAGTCGCTAATCACGGCTTTACTTCCCAGTTCAGAGGTCATTCTTTCAAACAGGTGGATCTGAAATCCCGTGGTGGTGATGTGGATGGAGTTTCCGGTGCGACAATATCTTCTACAGGAACAGTCAATGCTGTCCGAAAAGCTCTGGATGTATTTAATTCCATCAAATCTGAAATAAATAAAAAATGGTCCTGA
- a CDS encoding cytochrome c3 family protein, producing MRSKNRYFPVIAAVAVLLITAVLGYSGSDEKKEMPVRILFNNNGGKVVFSHLVHHRDYQIACADCHHDRAGQKFKINAPEKKEAVNEQDQHSGQLACGTCHPVEFNEDFVENHIDSFPDESYCVRCHHTEFDRVNFDHDEHMSYADDDCWSCHHGRDIEPEPQKCSNCHKEKEENGIPGMREAAHESCANCHDDMFDKGLSSCNDCHIPVDMKSWSGDFSSCGNCHDKNVRNLVVPRMNAFHEQCMSCHRRLQKGPYKENDCSKCHIK from the coding sequence ATGCGCTCAAAAAACAGATATTTCCCGGTCATTGCAGCAGTTGCTGTACTCCTGATTACAGCGGTTTTAGGCTACTCTGGCAGTGATGAAAAAAAAGAAATGCCGGTGCGCATCCTGTTTAATAACAATGGTGGAAAGGTTGTGTTTTCACACCTCGTCCATCATCGGGATTATCAGATTGCCTGTGCCGACTGTCATCACGACAGAGCCGGACAAAAATTTAAAATCAATGCCCCTGAAAAAAAAGAAGCGGTAAACGAACAGGATCAGCACAGTGGACAGCTTGCCTGCGGGACCTGTCATCCTGTCGAGTTTAATGAAGATTTTGTAGAAAACCACATCGATTCATTTCCTGATGAATCATATTGTGTCCGCTGCCATCATACCGAATTTGACAGAGTCAATTTCGATCATGATGAGCATATGTCCTATGCGGATGACGATTGCTGGTCCTGTCATCACGGCAGGGACATAGAGCCAGAACCCCAGAAGTGTTCCAACTGCCATAAAGAAAAAGAAGAGAACGGTATTCCCGGAATGCGTGAGGCCGCTCATGAAAGTTGTGCAAACTGCCATGATGATATGTTTGATAAGGGGCTTTCAAGCTGCAACGACTGTCATATTCCGGTTGATATGAAATCATGGTCCGGTGATTTCTCTTCCTGCGGGAACTGCCATGATAAAAATGTCCGTAATCTGGTTGTGCCCCGTATGAATGCTTTTCACGAGCAGTGCATGAGCTGTCACCGCAGGCTTCAGAAAGGTCCTTACAAGGAAAATGACTGTTCAAAATGTCATATCAAGTAG
- a CDS encoding 4Fe-4S dicluster domain-containing protein, whose protein sequence is MQKKMNIEKDLVEIDPAPELSLLISGRCTRVSCGQKLAPGDLIAESGCPEQGDLLAPVACEITELDSWHIVLRVLDSAAENDNQEKFIKFEGLSREEVRGKLSRMGVSLPETGKIKTLIINASREEPEIFYNEKLLKEYENTLSAGMKLAEYIYKPLETRLAVTEGFNGSVDWCSVKMVPMAYPGGLDPMVVKSVTGKEMPDDVVVLSASLLFELGRVVQSGLLQTDTIVQAGDDFFRVRVGTPVGVVLSAAGIKTGNRGRVVLGSRMRGMAAYSLQQGVEKDTQAVFYLEETPEPIAEDVSCVGCGECVRNCPAGIDPSYLSGCAEFGFYEKARDNHIASCIDCGICSYVCIARRPVLQYIRLARRELKLIDGACEQLRKEGEE, encoded by the coding sequence TTGCAAAAGAAAATGAACATTGAAAAAGATCTGGTGGAAATTGATCCGGCTCCCGAGTTGAGCCTGCTCATTTCCGGAAGATGTACCCGAGTTTCCTGCGGGCAGAAGTTGGCTCCGGGTGATCTGATTGCTGAATCAGGTTGTCCTGAGCAGGGTGATCTGCTTGCACCTGTAGCCTGTGAAATTACTGAACTGGACAGCTGGCACATTGTTCTGCGGGTTCTGGATTCTGCTGCGGAAAATGATAATCAGGAAAAGTTTATAAAATTTGAAGGTCTTTCAAGAGAAGAAGTTCGGGGAAAACTTTCCCGGATGGGAGTTTCGCTGCCGGAGACCGGAAAAATTAAAACATTGATAATAAATGCCTCCCGCGAAGAGCCGGAGATTTTTTATAATGAGAAACTGCTCAAAGAATATGAAAATACGCTTTCAGCCGGAATGAAACTGGCGGAGTATATTTATAAGCCGCTTGAAACAAGGCTTGCCGTGACTGAAGGGTTTAACGGATCTGTAGACTGGTGCTCCGTTAAAATGGTCCCAATGGCTTACCCCGGCGGCCTTGATCCTATGGTTGTGAAATCCGTTACCGGAAAGGAAATGCCGGATGATGTGGTTGTTCTCAGTGCTTCCCTCCTGTTTGAGCTTGGCAGAGTCGTCCAAAGCGGACTGCTACAGACCGATACGATAGTTCAGGCCGGGGATGATTTTTTCAGGGTGCGGGTCGGAACACCAGTAGGAGTGGTTCTATCTGCTGCCGGTATAAAAACCGGAAACCGTGGTAGAGTCGTACTTGGAAGCAGAATGCGCGGAATGGCCGCCTATTCATTGCAGCAGGGAGTTGAAAAAGACACTCAGGCAGTCTTTTATCTTGAAGAAACGCCGGAACCGATTGCTGAGGATGTTTCATGTGTCGGTTGCGGGGAGTGTGTGCGCAATTGTCCGGCAGGAATAGATCCGTCCTATCTTTCCGGCTGTGCTGAATTTGGATTTTATGAAAAAGCTCGGGATAACCATATTGCATCATGTATAGACTGCGGCATCTGTAGTTATGTCTGCATAGCCCGCAGACCTGTTCTTCAATATATCCGTCTTGCCCGGCGTGAGCTGAAGCTGATTGACGGGGCCTGCGAGCAGCTCCGTAAGGAGGGAGAGGAATGA
- a CDS encoding RnfABCDGE type electron transport complex subunit D, which translates to MKTLNPLMLTVSSPPHIHCGRTLRGRMLSILLAMIPAALFAVAAFKMEALRVMALSASVAVITEYICNLMMEIRPKVDDLNAFVVGLCFAFLLPASAPWWLVASGSAISIALGKMVFGELGGSPLCAPLIGWAVCTVSWPHQMDVNASMLTVELNYPLLQLKMFGAAAADQYKYYDLLMGRQLGGLGSVQILGVLIGGLWLVSRRIVQWEIPAGFISGVLIAGFIFHLFYVESQPSPVFHLLTGSAMFGAFFLAPDMPSSPNRKLPILLFGLFAGTMTIIIRVYGIYPDGVPFAILLANLCTPLFERIRPKPFGCEVKK; encoded by the coding sequence ATGAAAACATTGAATCCTCTTATGCTGACTGTGTCGTCTCCTCCGCATATTCATTGCGGCAGAACCCTGCGTGGCAGAATGTTGTCAATTCTGCTTGCCATGATTCCGGCGGCACTATTCGCTGTGGCTGCTTTTAAAATGGAAGCTCTGAGGGTTATGGCTCTTTCTGCTTCTGTTGCAGTTATAACCGAATATATCTGTAACCTGATGATGGAAATCAGGCCGAAAGTTGATGACCTGAATGCTTTTGTGGTCGGGCTTTGTTTTGCTTTTCTTCTGCCGGCCTCGGCTCCCTGGTGGCTGGTGGCCTCAGGCAGCGCTATCAGCATTGCTCTTGGGAAAATGGTTTTTGGCGAACTTGGTGGCAGTCCGTTGTGCGCACCACTGATAGGCTGGGCTGTCTGTACGGTTTCATGGCCGCATCAGATGGATGTAAATGCCAGCATGCTGACCGTGGAACTCAACTATCCTCTTTTGCAGCTGAAAATGTTCGGTGCCGCTGCTGCTGATCAATATAAATATTATGATCTGCTGATGGGACGCCAGCTCGGAGGTTTAGGCTCTGTTCAGATTTTAGGCGTTCTTATAGGGGGCTTGTGGCTGGTCAGCCGCAGGATTGTTCAATGGGAAATCCCGGCCGGTTTTATCTCAGGGGTTCTCATCGCCGGTTTTATCTTTCATCTTTTTTATGTTGAGTCGCAACCCTCTCCTGTTTTTCATCTTCTGACCGGATCGGCGATGTTCGGGGCTTTCTTTCTGGCTCCTGATATGCCGTCTTCCCCTAACCGCAAGCTGCCGATTCTTTTGTTCGGCCTTTTTGCCGGGACGATGACCATAATAATCAGAGTCTACGGTATATATCCGGACGGAGTTCCTTTTGCCATCCTGCTGGCTAATCTCTGCACTCCGCTTTTTGAGCGCATTCGTCCGAAGCCTTTTGGATGTGAGGTGAAAAAATGA
- the rsxE gene encoding electron transport complex subunit RsxE has translation MNRLWKEFSKGLWTDLPPFKLVLGLCPTLAVTKSANNGLGMGLAVIFVLTLSNFIVSLVRNIIPSKVRIACYIVIAASLVVAVELLMQAFAYPLYQQLGIFVPLIVVNCIILGRAEAFASRNAPLLSIADGLGMGIGFTMSLTFLGSLRELLGSGKVFGHAVMGASYEPFSFMIEAPGAFVCLGVLLAAMNWGTNLQRRRKGLRAIEGPGHDCASCGACSRSREA, from the coding sequence ATGAACAGATTGTGGAAGGAATTCTCAAAAGGTCTCTGGACTGATCTGCCGCCTTTTAAACTTGTGCTTGGATTATGTCCTACTCTGGCTGTGACCAAATCTGCAAATAACGGTCTCGGCATGGGGCTGGCGGTTATTTTCGTACTGACTCTTTCAAATTTTATTGTTTCTCTGGTCAGAAATATTATCCCGTCGAAGGTCCGTATCGCCTGTTATATTGTAATTGCAGCATCTCTGGTTGTTGCTGTTGAGCTGCTGATGCAGGCTTTTGCTTATCCTCTTTATCAGCAGTTAGGAATTTTCGTTCCCCTCATCGTGGTCAACTGCATCATTCTGGGACGGGCTGAAGCCTTTGCTTCGAGAAACGCCCCGCTCCTTTCCATTGCTGACGGCCTTGGAATGGGCATTGGCTTCACCATGTCGCTGACTTTCCTCGGGTCTCTCAGGGAACTGCTTGGCTCGGGGAAAGTCTTCGGACATGCGGTTATGGGGGCATCCTATGAACCTTTTTCGTTTATGATCGAGGCTCCGGGGGCTTTTGTCTGTCTCGGAGTTCTGCTTGCGGCTATGAACTGGGGTACCAATCTTCAAAGGCGCAGAAAAGGTCTGCGGGCCATAGAAGGTCCCGGACATGACTGCGCATCC
- a CDS encoding SLC13 family permease, translating to MSAQTDSGSGRKIGFFLGPAVFVLMLLMPVPSGMEPAAWKVAAVTALMAVWWITEAIPIPATSLMPIALFPLLGVMKSSAACAPYANHLIYLFMGGFFLAVTMERWNLHRRIALHTIKAVGTSPGRMILGFMIATGFLSMWVSNTATTMMMVPIGLAVIHQATGFASDDIREHVGSSAEANFGKCLMLGIAYAASMGGVGTIIGTPPNTVMVGMVDKMYGVQISFGEWMIYGVPIAVIMIGVSWWILTRVLFPSKGLELAGGEAIINKEISKLGPMSKEEKYIVIVGCFIAAFWLSRGFLKKADFIHAIWPNFGYIADATIGILGSLVLFAIPIDFKKGKFLLDWKTAVKIPWDVILLFGGGLAIANGFSKTGLASYVASQLSLLNGMTILMFVGVVVVITIFLTEITSNTATATLLVPIMGSAAIAMGVHPFATIVGACVAASFAFMLPVATPPNAVVFGSGCVTIRQMAAAGFWLNIFGAVLITVSVVYFLPLVWGIDLNVLPSWAVMPK from the coding sequence ATGAGCGCTCAAACTGATTCTGGCAGTGGTAGAAAAATCGGCTTTTTTTTAGGACCCGCAGTCTTCGTGCTGATGCTCCTTATGCCGGTTCCAAGTGGGATGGAGCCGGCCGCATGGAAAGTCGCAGCTGTAACGGCATTGATGGCGGTCTGGTGGATTACCGAGGCGATCCCCATTCCGGCAACATCACTTATGCCTATCGCACTGTTTCCGCTTCTTGGTGTAATGAAATCAAGCGCGGCCTGTGCTCCTTATGCTAACCATTTAATTTATCTGTTCATGGGCGGCTTCTTTCTTGCCGTAACCATGGAGAGATGGAACCTGCACCGCCGTATAGCGCTTCACACTATTAAAGCGGTGGGAACCAGCCCCGGACGTATGATTCTGGGATTTATGATAGCCACGGGATTTCTTTCCATGTGGGTATCCAATACCGCTACAACCATGATGATGGTTCCAATCGGTCTTGCTGTTATTCATCAGGCCACAGGATTTGCTTCTGATGATATCAGAGAACATGTCGGATCAAGTGCCGAAGCCAACTTCGGCAAGTGTCTGATGCTTGGTATTGCTTATGCTGCCTCTATGGGTGGTGTAGGTACCATCATCGGTACTCCTCCGAATACCGTAATGGTCGGTATGGTGGACAAAATGTACGGTGTACAGATCAGTTTCGGCGAATGGATGATTTATGGTGTCCCCATTGCTGTAATTATGATCGGTGTTTCATGGTGGATTTTAACCAGAGTTCTATTCCCTTCCAAAGGGCTTGAGCTTGCCGGTGGTGAAGCCATCATAAACAAGGAAATTTCCAAGCTCGGACCTATGAGCAAAGAGGAAAAGTACATCGTAATAGTTGGTTGTTTTATCGCAGCTTTCTGGCTTTCCAGAGGTTTCCTTAAAAAAGCTGACTTTATCCATGCCATCTGGCCCAACTTTGGTTACATCGCTGATGCCACTATCGGTATTCTCGGTTCACTGGTTCTTTTTGCCATTCCTATTGATTTCAAGAAAGGCAAGTTCCTGCTTGACTGGAAGACGGCTGTAAAAATTCCATGGGATGTAATCCTGCTTTTCGGTGGCGGTCTCGCCATTGCAAACGGTTTCTCAAAGACTGGCCTTGCTTCATATGTTGCTTCACAGCTGTCTTTGTTGAACGGAATGACTATTCTGATGTTTGTCGGCGTAGTAGTCGTCATTACCATCTTCCTGACTGAAATCACCTCAAACACTGCAACTGCGACATTGCTTGTTCCTATTATGGGTAGCGCGGCTATCGCGATGGGAGTTCATCCTTTCGCCACCATTGTGGGAGCATGTGTTGCCGCTTCATTTGCCTTCATGCTTCCTGTTGCCACGCCGCCGAATGCGGTTGTTTTCGGCAGCGGGTGTGTAACAATCAGGCAAATGGCGGCAGCCGGGTTCTGGCTGAATATTTTCGGAGCTGTTCTGATTACAGTTTCGGTGGTTTATTTCCTCCCGCTTGTATGGGGGATAGATCTTAATGTTCTGCCGAGCTGGGCTGTTATGCCTAAGTAA